One part of the Salinivirga cyanobacteriivorans genome encodes these proteins:
- a CDS encoding T9SS type A sorting domain-containing protein — MKYLVTLSAIILAFVGSIKAQVFFSEDFEQGIPINWTQEYLTSSASWYIENGGLGGEHPDTAYQGNYNAILQQNGSSKITRLITPMIDLGDVVKAQLQFGHAMTEYVGIDELTVECREHPDSAWVEIAYYGTAVPNWVFEEIQIPDSLTSSTSAIAFKGKTNYGGGICIDLVEVIEVGIVPLQVKSIEAANFAYTSVPSGSNNNPILRTIINVVGNTGTLNFEEITYQSLNTDNADIREGGLSLFYSKDTLLRNVELVAGNVNFEQGAATFSDLAVPLSFGTNVFWLTYNVDSALTHDQHNHVLDAKINADDIVIDGYTYPFEDLNPSGNLWLKESLFFDNFEGAMNWNLIGEFEIDQPSGLGVTGDGNPDPEFATSPVNVLGTDLTGLGETEGAYENNLTEAEDQAVSPYVNVDYYKDLNLFFWRWLNVDFFDDATIDVRKNQSNWGTVWINNSYNNDNFWRVHEYGLHDSLFYRDSLQMRFAMGPSDEENNQSGWNIDNFAITGDYIAYDVGVSAWVAPGDGCGHTDQDFVTVKIRNYGGEASPTNIPIEYSIDNGANWVQEVYPSSIPVGGEATFTFSGTADMSQPGTYKVIARTVMSQDEFFENNRFDTTIFVTPSYSLPYTQSFELGADYWISGGENNTWQIKQPHQAISGPYIDTAYNGVRCWVTNYEGSYLANDSSYIQSPCFDFTGTEAPILEFAIFTDFQAGVDGANVLYSIDNGQSWNLLATNADYSQNWYTNASVVSLDNPGWDQPNTGWFIARNLLPQALTAYESVKFRIMIEADQTIENEGIAIDRVRLYDAPYDIGLTALNYPATDCEIGDAVYPEIEIQNDGVSPLPGGLKVPINLYFKENFIVRDTFELSSPLAVNDTRLLTFDTALYMDTAGNYAFEFINKFNETAGFYTSDNDTLYTQVSVEGMPQYNPFPDVTGKNSPFVELDAGAGYTYSWSTGHDGQVLQAYTEGTFYVTVTNGNGCTAIDSTTVINSVDDMELTQVLTTIPDQCQRPDPVFVEIELANYGEAFTAGAELPVAYQVNQEAEILDTLTLSGDLAVGASVQYTFSEGMDLSEPGQYNIAIYSNIDKDLDKSNDTAYLQVNTWGEPVIGFYGDTIYTAQPDTVVLNGGAGMDSYLWQDNTTNQTYNVSSDVSQWYYLTVDDVYNCGPATDSIYLNTSDMGVLGIEAPVTACGHTAAETITVQIENCSGDYVNAGEQWSFGIQLNEEGPVYEQFTLNEAIEPNTSVFLDLNTTINLQDTGIYELAVWIDKELDNSSSNDTAITSIATLGYPDVELGPDTIFTTHPDTLFFDASEQFSSYLWHDGSTNPYFMANQDTSYLYKVTVSNEDGCGTDSDSVQVFTYNVGLAEIINPESNCELSESQQFDLKITNYGPDNLYPGEVIQLSYQVNSTGWNRQDITLSDTLLSGNDIIRRISEPYDMSAFMRYDIAAAVHFEKDATLNNDTIAETIETFGYPPFEINYDIINSTQPDTIDLIVTPSNYVSYFWHVGIDNDTLQLDTLNEPFYAVTVSDIHGCSTVDTVPVNQKNIGFHQLLSPESACQHTPDENIAVRLLNSGYDTIDAGSVITLNVTSPELITENLTLSAPLYPNDSVDYTFTQGIDLNAEGSYDIAINLEADFDASGSDNLLNRIIETYGPAEVDLGNEITIDELPYLLDAGAGFSSYLWHDGSTNQTFNIDETNITGTGLYSVTVVNDMGCAGNDSRRVNVNIFDWDAESITEPQGDCFNSFPQVTAMFSNQSSVPVRQGRQFYISYALNGGTIVEEVFTLEDSVYPQEMYSYTFDQIPAYEAEAVGVLELNLDNGGDQNPANNSVTQTFTMHLNTMAFESDTLKPGSFPATITAPGGYASYEWSTGQNGQSISVINPGWYSVTAYDYESCAATDSIYVTDPTGINDLNKHQQITIWPNPASKTLWVKFHRETAGWIHYELVSASGDVVISNEKTIRSGEIIEILVDAMAEGIYMLRFYDDDEYGTENLIIAH, encoded by the coding sequence ATGAAATATTTAGTTACTCTATCTGCTATAATTCTGGCTTTTGTTGGTTCAATTAAAGCCCAGGTTTTTTTTAGTGAAGATTTTGAACAGGGTATTCCCATAAACTGGACTCAAGAATATCTGACCTCAAGTGCCTCATGGTATATTGAGAATGGCGGCCTCGGAGGTGAGCATCCTGATACCGCCTATCAGGGCAACTACAACGCAATTTTACAACAAAATGGTTCGTCAAAAATTACGCGGTTGATTACACCTATGATCGATTTGGGTGATGTGGTAAAAGCACAGTTGCAGTTTGGTCATGCTATGACAGAATATGTTGGAATTGACGAACTTACTGTTGAATGCCGTGAGCATCCCGACAGTGCGTGGGTGGAAATTGCTTATTACGGTACAGCGGTACCAAATTGGGTTTTTGAAGAAATTCAAATTCCTGATTCATTAACCAGCTCCACATCTGCAATTGCTTTTAAAGGTAAGACAAACTATGGTGGTGGTATATGTATCGATTTGGTTGAAGTTATTGAAGTTGGAATTGTTCCATTGCAGGTAAAATCTATTGAAGCTGCAAATTTTGCATATACAAGCGTACCTTCAGGCTCGAACAATAACCCGATTTTAAGAACCATAATTAATGTAGTGGGTAACACCGGGACTTTAAATTTTGAAGAAATTACATACCAATCTCTGAATACAGACAATGCTGATATCAGGGAGGGAGGGTTGTCACTCTTTTATTCTAAAGATACATTGTTGAGAAATGTTGAGCTCGTGGCCGGAAATGTGAACTTCGAACAAGGGGCTGCAACGTTTAGCGATCTTGCTGTGCCGCTCTCTTTTGGAACCAATGTTTTTTGGTTGACCTATAATGTTGATTCAGCGCTTACGCATGACCAGCATAACCATGTGTTAGATGCAAAAATTAATGCAGATGATATCGTTATTGATGGATATACTTATCCATTTGAAGATTTAAACCCTTCCGGTAATTTGTGGCTTAAGGAATCACTGTTTTTTGACAATTTCGAAGGTGCTATGAACTGGAATCTAATCGGAGAGTTCGAAATTGACCAGCCCTCCGGACTTGGGGTAACTGGTGATGGAAATCCCGATCCTGAATTTGCAACAAGCCCGGTTAATGTGCTGGGTACAGATCTTACAGGTTTGGGCGAAACCGAAGGTGCTTATGAAAATAATTTAACCGAAGCTGAAGATCAGGCTGTTTCTCCTTATGTAAATGTCGATTATTATAAAGATCTGAACCTGTTTTTCTGGCGTTGGCTAAATGTTGATTTTTTCGACGATGCTACTATTGACGTGCGAAAAAATCAATCGAACTGGGGTACAGTCTGGATAAATAACAGTTATAATAACGATAATTTCTGGCGGGTGCACGAATATGGCCTCCACGATTCATTGTTTTACAGAGATAGCCTGCAAATGAGATTTGCGATGGGCCCTTCTGACGAAGAAAACAATCAAAGTGGTTGGAATATTGACAATTTCGCCATTACGGGTGACTATATTGCATATGATGTAGGCGTTTCAGCATGGGTTGCTCCCGGCGATGGATGTGGACATACCGATCAGGATTTTGTAACAGTAAAAATAAGAAATTATGGGGGTGAGGCTTCACCGACAAACATTCCCATTGAATATTCTATTGATAATGGAGCAAATTGGGTTCAGGAGGTGTATCCATCATCCATACCTGTAGGTGGTGAGGCTACATTCACTTTTTCCGGCACAGCCGACATGTCTCAACCCGGCACATACAAGGTGATAGCACGTACTGTGATGTCTCAGGATGAATTTTTTGAAAATAATCGGTTCGATACAACCATTTTTGTAACACCATCTTATAGCTTACCTTATACCCAGAGTTTTGAGTTGGGTGCAGATTATTGGATCAGTGGGGGTGAAAACAACACGTGGCAAATAAAACAACCGCATCAGGCGATTTCAGGGCCCTATATTGATACTGCTTATAATGGTGTAAGGTGCTGGGTAACAAATTATGAAGGCAGTTACCTTGCGAATGATTCCAGCTATATTCAAAGTCCATGTTTCGATTTCACCGGAACAGAAGCTCCTATACTTGAATTTGCAATTTTTACTGACTTTCAGGCGGGTGTTGATGGGGCAAATGTGCTTTATTCCATTGATAATGGGCAGTCATGGAACCTTTTGGCAACAAATGCCGATTACAGTCAAAATTGGTATACTAATGCCAGTGTTGTATCATTGGATAATCCGGGATGGGATCAGCCCAATACAGGCTGGTTTATTGCCAGAAATCTGCTTCCCCAGGCTCTCACTGCCTATGAATCAGTGAAGTTTCGCATTATGATTGAAGCTGATCAGACCATTGAGAATGAGGGTATTGCTATCGACCGCGTCCGGCTTTATGATGCTCCTTACGATATTGGTTTAACCGCATTGAATTATCCGGCTACCGATTGTGAGATTGGTGATGCTGTCTATCCGGAAATTGAAATTCAAAATGATGGCGTAAGCCCATTGCCCGGTGGTTTGAAGGTGCCCATTAATTTGTATTTCAAGGAGAATTTTATAGTGCGCGATACATTTGAACTCAGTTCACCTTTGGCTGTAAACGATACGCGTTTACTGACTTTTGATACGGCACTCTATATGGATACTGCCGGAAACTATGCATTTGAGTTTATTAATAAATTCAATGAAACAGCTGGCTTTTATACTTCAGATAACGATACGCTTTATACTCAGGTTAGTGTGGAAGGAATGCCGCAATACAACCCTTTCCCCGATGTAACCGGAAAGAACAGTCCATTTGTTGAATTAGATGCCGGTGCTGGTTATACTTATTCCTGGAGCACAGGACATGACGGACAGGTTTTGCAGGCATATACAGAAGGTACATTTTATGTGACAGTTACCAACGGAAATGGTTGTACGGCCATTGATTCTACGACAGTAATAAATTCAGTAGACGATATGGAATTGACCCAGGTACTTACCACTATTCCGGACCAGTGCCAGCGACCAGATCCGGTATTTGTAGAGATTGAACTGGCAAACTATGGTGAGGCCTTTACTGCTGGTGCAGAACTACCTGTAGCCTACCAGGTAAATCAGGAAGCAGAAATTTTAGATACCCTTACACTTTCAGGTGATCTGGCTGTGGGCGCATCAGTGCAGTATACATTCAGTGAGGGTATGGATTTGAGCGAACCCGGACAATACAATATTGCCATTTACAGCAATATTGATAAAGACCTTGATAAATCGAATGATACAGCATATTTGCAAGTTAATACCTGGGGTGAGCCTGTTATTGGGTTTTATGGTGATACCATTTATACTGCACAACCAGATACTGTTGTGCTCAATGGCGGTGCTGGTATGGATAGTTATCTTTGGCAGGATAATACAACTAATCAAACATATAATGTAAGTAGCGATGTTTCTCAGTGGTATTATCTAACTGTAGACGATGTTTATAATTGTGGCCCTGCAACTGATTCAATTTATTTGAATACGAGCGATATGGGTGTGCTTGGAATTGAAGCGCCAGTTACTGCATGTGGACACACAGCTGCTGAAACTATAACTGTGCAGATTGAAAATTGTAGTGGCGATTATGTAAATGCCGGCGAGCAATGGAGCTTTGGTATACAACTAAATGAAGAAGGGCCTGTCTATGAACAATTCACCCTGAACGAAGCCATAGAGCCTAATACCTCTGTATTTCTTGACTTGAACACAACAATAAATTTGCAGGATACCGGAATTTATGAGCTAGCGGTATGGATCGATAAAGAGCTTGATAACAGCTCCTCAAATGATACTGCTATAACAAGTATAGCAACGCTGGGCTATCCGGATGTTGAACTGGGGCCGGATACAATATTCACGACACATCCCGACACACTGTTTTTCGATGCTTCTGAACAATTCAGTAGTTATTTATGGCACGATGGTTCAACAAATCCCTACTTTATGGCTAATCAGGATACTTCGTATCTCTATAAAGTTACTGTCAGCAATGAAGATGGATGTGGCACCGACAGTGATTCTGTGCAGGTTTTTACCTATAATGTTGGTTTGGCAGAAATTATTAATCCGGAGAGTAACTGCGAATTATCTGAATCGCAGCAATTCGATCTCAAAATTACTAATTATGGCCCCGATAATCTATATCCTGGCGAAGTTATTCAACTTAGTTACCAGGTGAATTCCACAGGATGGAACAGACAGGATATTACCCTCAGCGATACACTGCTTTCTGGAAATGATATTATCAGGCGTATAAGCGAGCCCTACGACATGTCTGCTTTTATGCGCTACGATATTGCTGCAGCTGTGCATTTTGAAAAAGATGCCACGCTGAATAACGATACCATCGCCGAAACAATTGAAACTTTCGGATATCCACCATTTGAAATTAATTACGACATTATAAACAGTACTCAGCCCGATACCATTGACCTCATCGTGACACCTTCTAATTATGTAAGTTATTTTTGGCATGTAGGGATCGACAATGATACGCTACAACTCGACACATTAAATGAACCATTTTATGCAGTTACAGTATCAGACATACATGGGTGTTCCACGGTAGATACTGTACCTGTAAATCAAAAGAATATCGGGTTTCATCAGTTGTTGTCGCCAGAATCGGCCTGCCAGCATACGCCTGATGAAAACATAGCTGTACGGTTACTCAATAGTGGTTATGATACAATTGATGCTGGTTCAGTAATTACCCTTAACGTTACGAGTCCGGAGCTTATAACGGAAAATCTGACCCTTTCTGCACCACTCTATCCAAATGACTCTGTTGACTATACATTTACACAAGGTATTGATTTAAATGCAGAGGGTAGTTATGATATTGCAATAAATTTGGAAGCAGATTTCGATGCTTCCGGGTCTGACAATCTGTTGAATCGTATAATTGAAACTTATGGACCAGCTGAAGTAGACCTTGGTAACGAGATAACCATTGATGAGCTGCCCTATTTGCTTGACGCCGGAGCAGGTTTTAGTTCTTATTTATGGCACGATGGGTCGACTAATCAAACATTCAATATCGATGAGACAAATATTACAGGTACAGGACTCTATTCTGTTACGGTTGTAAATGACATGGGTTGTGCCGGAAACGATAGCCGCCGGGTTAATGTAAATATTTTCGACTGGGATGCCGAATCTATTACCGAACCACAAGGCGATTGTTTTAATAGTTTCCCTCAGGTCACAGCTATGTTTAGTAATCAGAGCAGCGTTCCTGTAAGGCAGGGAAGACAGTTTTACATCAGCTATGCACTCAATGGAGGTACTATTGTTGAAGAGGTTTTTACACTTGAAGATAGTGTTTATCCTCAGGAGATGTATAGTTATACATTTGACCAGATTCCAGCCTATGAGGCAGAAGCCGTAGGTGTGCTTGAGCTGAATCTTGATAATGGTGGCGACCAGAATCCTGCCAACAACAGTGTAACTCAAACATTTACCATGCATCTTAACACAATGGCTTTTGAGAGCGATACACTGAAGCCCGGTAGTTTTCCGGCAACCATTACTGCACCAGGAGGTTATGCCTCGTATGAATGGAGCACAGGCCAGAACGGACAATCAATTTCAGTAATCAATCCGGGGTGGTACAGTGTTACAGCTTATGATTATGAAAGTTGTGCTGCCACAGATTCCATTTATGTGACCGATCCCACTGGAATAAATGATTTAAATAAGCATCAGCAAATTACTATTTGGCCAAATCCTGCATCCAAAACCTTGTGGGTTAAGTTTCATCGTGAAACAGCCGGCTGGATTCATTATGAATTGGTTTCTGCTTCAGGAGATGTAGTGATATCCAATGAAAAAACCATTAGGAGTGGAGAAATAATTGAAATTCTGGTCGATGCCATGGCAGAGGGAATTTATATGTTACGTTTTTACGACGATGATGAATATGGTACAGAGAACCTGATTATAGCTCATTGA
- a CDS encoding SDR family oxidoreductase, which produces MNKIALITGATAGIGEETAMQLAGEGYHVIITGRRKERLKKLAEQIKSSCNVEVLTLTFDIRSRAEVDEAIDNLPKEWQNIELLINNAGLAAGLKHLQEGDINDWEQMIDTNVKGLLYISRKIMPGMVARESGHIINVSSIAGKEVYEKGNVYCATKHAVEAITKGMRLDLLKHGIRVSSVSPGLVETEFSMVRFKGDEERAAAVYDGLEALRAEDIAETIVWIASRPPHVNINDVLITPTAQGNSTTTVRK; this is translated from the coding sequence ATGAACAAAATAGCACTTATTACCGGAGCCACTGCGGGTATTGGAGAAGAAACAGCCATGCAACTGGCAGGTGAAGGATACCATGTAATTATTACCGGAAGGCGTAAAGAGCGGCTTAAAAAACTTGCTGAACAAATCAAATCATCATGCAATGTAGAAGTTTTAACACTCACTTTTGATATTCGATCAAGGGCAGAAGTAGATGAAGCCATTGACAACCTTCCCAAGGAATGGCAAAACATAGAGCTGCTTATAAACAATGCAGGCCTTGCAGCCGGATTAAAACATTTACAGGAAGGTGATATTAATGACTGGGAGCAAATGATTGACACCAACGTAAAAGGATTGCTTTATATTTCGCGCAAAATAATGCCCGGAATGGTAGCCCGTGAAAGTGGACATATCATTAATGTTAGTTCCATTGCAGGTAAAGAGGTTTATGAGAAAGGCAATGTTTATTGCGCCACTAAACACGCGGTAGAAGCAATCACAAAAGGCATGCGGCTTGATTTACTCAAACATGGCATAAGAGTGAGTTCAGTGAGCCCGGGGCTCGTCGAAACAGAATTTTCCATGGTACGCTTTAAGGGCGATGAGGAGCGCGCTGCCGCGGTTTACGATGGACTGGAAGCCTTGCGAGCTGAAGACATTGCAGAAACAATCGTATGGATCGCTTCAAGACCACCACATGTCAATATAAATGATGTACTAATTACCCCAACAGCTCAGGGAAATTCAACTACTACAGTTCGTAAATAA